The stretch of DNA TCCAGCCGGGAAGGCGGGGCAGAGCTCCGTACATCGCGGCGAAACTCGGCAGGTTCAGGCGGTCGCGCTCGGCCCGCACCTGTTCGTGGACGGCGACGACCTGCTCGGGGAACGGCAGGTCGGGCCGCAGGGGGACGGTCCCGAAACCCAGTGCGTTGCGCATCGCGGGGTCCAGGAGCGAACGGACGGAGACCGGGACGCTGGCCGCTATCGCCTGATCCGGGTCGCCGAGGTGAGCCGCGATCGTGCGGCCGATGACGCTCAACACCACATCGTTGACCGACACCCCGTGAGCCCGTGCGACGACGCGCAGGCCGGCGACCGACTGGAAGACGATCGCCGACTCCCGTCTGCCGCTCAACGACCCGTTGAGGCGGGTCGCCCGCGGCTGCGCGTCGGGCATCGACCACAGTCCCGCTTTGCGGTCGCGTGAGGCGCGCCGACTGACGCCGATCAACCGCCACAGGTCGGCGAGGACGAGGAACGGCCGGAGCGGGACGCGGGCGAGTTCGAGGGCGGCCAGTCGCGCACCGCTGTCCGGCGAGGCCGGCGACGGCGTGCCGACGTCGGCGGAGAAGAGGGAACGTGCGATGGCCGCGACACCCATTCCGTCGGCCATGGAGTGGTGGAACCGCAGGACGACAACTGTGCACGGCGCGTGCATCGCGCCGACGCCGATCACGTTGCGCACGATGTACAGCGACCACCGCGGGCGTGCCTCGTCGAAGGTCTGCTCGTGCAATTCGGTGATGAAGTCGACGAGTTGATCCCAGCCCATCGCGGGCAGGTGGTCGATGTGGTCGCGAGGGTCGAACTCGGGGGTGTCGGTCCAATACGCGTCGCCGATCCCGCCGAGCGGGATCACCAGTCGCTGCCGCAGGACCTCGATTCCACCAGCGCGTGCGGCGAGCCACTCGGTGAGGTCCTGACTCGAGGAACTGCTCTCGGGGAACGCGTACGCGGTGACGATGGACGATCGGACCCGAGGCGACTCCGCATATGCGAAGTTGACGTCATACGGGGATACTCGGGAGGTTGTCACTCTTCGAGACTAGGTTGTTCGGACGATGAAATGTAATCCGAATGATCCAATTGGTCGGTGTTTCTGTCCTCGATGCCGGTCTCAGCGGGTCAATGCGACGGGATGTCGAGGACGGTGGACAGTGGCTCGGAACTCATGGGCAAGCGAGTCATCGGCGCGGGGGCATGACATCTCCCTCTCCTCGCGGTGATCGCGGAACACCTCGACGAGGGCACCCGCGCGCATACGGGTGACGGACGCAGGTCGGGGGCGGGTGCCAGCTGAACGCGGCACGGCGGTGGCCCGCTTGCGGGTGGTCCGGGCCGACCGCAAGCATACGTCGGACTCTATGCCCGATACGGACGTACTGCTGCCATCGCACGAGAATCGGGACCAAAGGATCCGAGCGTGCCAGGACATGGGAGGCAGGTGTGCCAGACCGAGCATGCACAGGCGTCTCGGTGGCACTGTTACGTTCGCGGGGGACGAGCCGAAGGAGACGTGGTGAGGACAGTCGGGCGAGGCGTGTGGAGTGCTCTGTGCGGGCTGAGGCTCGAGCACTTCACGTTCGTCATGGCGACCGGGATCGTCTCGACGGCGGTCGCCAACTCCGGTGCGGACGATCTCGCTCGGGTCCTGTTCTGGATCGGGCTCGTCGGCTATGGCGTGCTCGCGGTCGGGACGGTTCTGGGCTTGGTGCGGCGGCAGTGGTCCGTGCGCGCCGAACTCCACGACGGTGCCTGCTCCGCACTGGCGTTCGTCGCCGCGGGCGGCGTGCTGTCGGCGCACGCGACGTCGACTGGATCGACCACGCTCGCGCTGGTGCTGATCGTCGTGTCGGGTGTCGCCTGGTTCGTCCTCCAGCACGGCGTGCTGGCGTCCCTGGTGGTGCGTGCGAGTACCGGTGACGGGCCGCGCTCGTTGTCGATGTTCGACGGCACCTGGTTCCTGCTGGTGGTCTCCACTCAGGCGCTCGCCGTGTCGCTTGGTGCGTGGTCGAAGATCGTGCACACCGACGTGGGTGCGACTCTCGCGGTCCTCGCGTGGGGGCTGGGTGTGCTCCAATTGATCGTGATCGCGTGTCTCGTCTCCGCGCGGCTGCTGGTCGTCGGCGTCGGACGCGACGACGACGTCTCCCCCTATTGGGTGTTCCTCGGCTCGGGCGCCATCACGATTCTGGGGGCGGCCGAGGTGCTGGGCGCCGCCTATGATCAGATCCTCCTCTCGCCCGAGCTGATCGGCGGTGTCGCGATGGCGATCTGGGCGTTCGTCACCTGGATGCTGCTGCCGACCGTGGCTCTGCAGGTGTGGCAGGAGTTGCGCTCCGGATCGCGCGGACGTTATCGTGCCGCGCTCTGGTCCGCGGTGTTCCCCATCGGCATGTACGGCGAGTCGAGTCGTCAGCTCGGATTCATCCGCGGCACGTCGTGGCTCGACACGCTCGGCACCTGGGAGGCGTGGGTCGCCCTCGGTGCGTGGATCGCGGTGGCGCTCGGGTTGGTCTCAGCGATCGGCGGACTCGTCGCCGGCGGTGCTCCGCGGTGGCGACGTTCGTGATCCGTGTGACGGACTCATCGGGCGGCTCCGTGGTCGTGCAGAACGGCGACGACGGCGGTCTGCCCCCGGTTCAGTGCGTTGGTGAGCACGGTGCGACCGTCGGCATCGCGGATATCGGGATCGGCACCGGCGTCGAGCAGGTCGGAGACCACCTGGCGGTGGTTCTGCGAGCCGTCGCCGTAGACGACGGCCTCGTGCAATGCCGTCCACCCGGGAGTGTTCACATGATTCACGTCGACACCGGCGTCGATCAGCGTTCGGACGGTGGAGACGAATCCGTGCTCGGATGCGGGAATCAGTGCGGT from Gordonia humi encodes:
- a CDS encoding tellurite resistance/C4-dicarboxylate transporter family protein, translated to MVRTVGRGVWSALCGLRLEHFTFVMATGIVSTAVANSGADDLARVLFWIGLVGYGVLAVGTVLGLVRRQWSVRAELHDGACSALAFVAAGGVLSAHATSTGSTTLALVLIVVSGVAWFVLQHGVLASLVVRASTGDGPRSLSMFDGTWFLLVVSTQALAVSLGAWSKIVHTDVGATLAVLAWGLGVLQLIVIACLVSARLLVVGVGRDDDVSPYWVFLGSGAITILGAAEVLGAAYDQILLSPELIGGVAMAIWAFVTWMLLPTVALQVWQELRSGSRGRYRAALWSAVFPIGMYGESSRQLGFIRGTSWLDTLGTWEAWVALGAWIAVALGLVSAIGGLVAGGAPRWRRS
- a CDS encoding wax ester/triacylglycerol synthase domain-containing protein, with product MTTSRVSPYDVNFAYAESPRVRSSIVTAYAFPESSSSSQDLTEWLAARAGGIEVLRQRLVIPLGGIGDAYWTDTPEFDPRDHIDHLPAMGWDQLVDFITELHEQTFDEARPRWSLYIVRNVIGVGAMHAPCTVVVLRFHHSMADGMGVAAIARSLFSADVGTPSPASPDSGARLAALELARVPLRPFLVLADLWRLIGVSRRASRDRKAGLWSMPDAQPRATRLNGSLSGRRESAIVFQSVAGLRVVARAHGVSVNDVVLSVIGRTIAAHLGDPDQAIAASVPVSVRSLLDPAMRNALGFGTVPLRPDLPFPEQVVAVHEQVRAERDRLNLPSFAAMYGALPRLPGWIYRILYRTGQRRAARKPKPDTTQLRVSTIPKGSAEHWTLAGLPAVACFGVTPINDGLGVNHTVSTFGDNLSIGILADPEQLTDLPTYLASLQAELDGLRAAYSSRETYSSRDT